GCTACGACGACGCCCTGTCCGAACAGGCCGCCCCAGGCCTCACACCGACCGAAGCATGTCTGTCCCTCCGGGCTTCGGACCGCTATGCCGCCGGCGTCGACGGCCTGTTCCTGCGTGCCGTACGTGAGGCCTTCGGCCTCGACCGCAAGGAACCCAGAGCACTCTGGTCATGGCTCACCGGCGAGAGCACCGACACCGAACTCCGGGCAGCCCTCCGTCTACACCTAGCACGGCCACGGCCGCCAGAGCTCCGCTCCATGGGCACGGCTGGCTACGTAGTCGATGAAGTCAGCTGCGTCGAACTCGGATTTCTGGGGCGTGGCTCGACGTCAACCCAGCGTCCCGTACAACGTTCAGGCCCGCCAGCATTTCATCCGTACGGGGGCAGAGCCGCGTTCCCAGGCGTGTACGGTCCCGTAGGGTCGGATTCATGCGTCTAAGCACTGTGATTCTGCCGATCCACCGATGGAGCGAGGGGCAGAGGGTCTGGCAGCGGGCCGAGGAACTCGGTTTCCATGCGGCCTACACCTACGACCACCTCTCATGGCGATCCTTCCGGGACGAGCCCTGGTTTGGGGCCGTGCCAACTCTGACTGCTGCCGCGACGGCTACTCAGAGTATCCGACTGGGCACACTTGTAACCTCGCCCAACTTCCGTCATCCAGTGACGCTGGCGAAGGAGCTCCTGACTGTCGACGACATCTCGGGCGGTCGCCTGTCGGTGGGGATCGGTGTGGGCGGCACCGGCTTTGATGCGACGGCGTTGGGACAGGAAGAGTGGACCGCGCGGCAGCGGGCAGACCGGTTCGACGAGTTCCTGCCGCTACTGGACAAGTTGCTGACGCAGGACTCGACCACCGAGAAGGGCACGTACTACTCCGCCGTCGAGGCCCGGAACATTCCAGGTTGTGTGCAGCAGCCCCGGGTGCCCTTCTATGTGGCGGCCACCGGCCCGCGGGGGCTGAAACTCGCTGCCGAATACGGCCAGGGCTGGGTCAGCTACGGTGACCCGCGCGGCCCTGCCGACGTCGCCGTCGAGCAGGCTCCGGCCGTGATCGAGGCCCAACTCGGCAAGCTCCGCACCGCTTGCGAGGCTCAGGGGCGGGACTATACGGCGCTGCGCAAGGTGCTGCTCCAGGGCTCCACCGCCGAGCAGCCGCTGCAGTCCCTCGACGCGTTCGTCGACTATGCCGGCACCTACCAGGCGCTGGGCATCGACGAGATCGTTATCCACTGGCCGGTCCCCGACTCCATCTTCGCCAATGACCTGACCGTCTTCGAGCAGATCGCCACCGAGGGCCTCGCCCAGCTCGGCTGATCAGCTCGCCGAGAGACGTTCCCGCAGGTCAGACCGTGATGGGTGAACGAGGATCGACAGAGGTCACCAGCGTGCCCAACGGGATCCGCTCCGTCGCCGTGGTGGCGGCCGTCAGCGTCGGCACCGCCCCGGACCACGGTTCGTCCAGGAACGACCGCCACGACAGATGGTCGTAGGTGTAGGCGGCGTGGATCCCGAGCTCCTCGGCCCGCTGCCAGACCTTCTGCCCGTCGGACCAGCGGTGAATCGGCAAAATCGCTGTGCTCAGTCTCATGGCACCGCGCCTACGATGCGGTGGGCCACCTTGCGCCTTCTCTTCTGATTCCGGGAGGGAAGGCGCAGGAGGAATGATGGAACTGCTCTCAGTGAACCAGGCAGCAACCATTCTCGGCGTCGACGACTCCCGTGTACGCCAGCTCCTGCGAGCCGGGATTCTGGAGGGCCAGCAAGTCGGGGGGCGATGGCGGTACGCATCCCCCCGAGTGAAGCCTGGCCGTTCCTGCGATCCGGCCCCGAGGTGGCGGCGGAAGGCATTGACGCGCCGGTCTCCGTGGTGGCGGCCGACCTGCTGGACATTCAGGAAGACCGCGCTGAAACTGCCGCCGCCGACTTGCTGCGGCAGCTCCGAGCCTGTCTCCTGCAGGAGCGGCGGGTGGCCGAATGACCAGCGCAAGGACCGCTGTCGTGATCGAGTCCGACCTCATGACCAAGCCTCTGGTGGACCTCTTGCTGCGTGGTCTGGAGCACAGTGGAACCCGCCCGGGCCGACTACGAGCTCAGGGCGTCGGAGGGCTCGGAGCGCGACGGGTGACCGAGGCTCGGCCGGGACAGCCGCAGTGGCCGGCCCCGCCGGAGTGGCCGGCCCCGCCGACGCGCTGCTCAGCAGGTGGAGCCGTGCGGCTAGGCCTGGTCGAGGGCCGCCCGGAGGTCGGTGTCGGTGGTCCTGCCGGTGAGCCACGACCAGAGGGCCCTTGAGGCCTTCCGGTCGAGGCCGAGGGCTTCGCGGGCGGCGCGCAGGAACAGGCTGTCCGTGGCGGCGACATAGTGGTTCGAAGCCCGGAGGCGGAGGCACGCCTCGGCCGGCGTGAGTCCGCCGGCGACCAGTCCGGACAGCTCGGCCACATCGTCGTCGAAGCGCGACTGGGCGCGGACGTGCACGCCGTACGCCGACTCGAACTCCGCACAGAAGCTCCGGGCCGCGTAGGACGGGCTGCTCCGCAGCCACCACTGGTCGCTGGGGAACGACGGGAACGAGTCCCGGTCCAGTACCTTCCGGACGTCCAGGTCGGTCCGCTCGATCCCGGCACGGAACGCGTCCGCCGCGGAACCGGTCAGCTGCGGCAGTACCTCCGAGACCAGCGTCCGCATCGTCAGGTCGTTGAGGTAGTCCTCAAGGTCCCAGGGATAGCCGGCCAGGCAGTCGGCGGCGAACCGCTGCCATCGCTCCGAGACCTCCCCGGGGGAGGCCTCGGTACGCCAGCCCTTGTCGACGAAGGCCTGGGCGAAGCCTCGGTCGAACCCGCTCCCGCTATCTCCCACTCTCGTTCTCCATGTACTTGACTGGGTCGTCCGGCCGGAAGAAGTTCGTGATCTTGCCGTTCTGTCCGATCACGAGCCGGCCTGTCGGTGTGTGCAGTCGAAGGATCGCACCGTCGCCGGAGCGGGTCACCTCGCGGATCTGCGGGGTCAGCGGGCCGTTCATCAGGCCTTCGGCATCCTGCTCGTACCGGCTGAAGCCGTCATCGTCGTCGTCCTGGTCCTTGTACTCGGGCATGTCGGCGGACTCGCCGGGACGTTTGCCCTGCCCGAGGACATGCTTGTCGTACTTCTCGTCGATCTTCGCGGGATCCCATTTCATGGGTGCGTGCGGGGAGAGACCGAGCGGGTCGGACCAGGTGTGCGGGTTGTGGACGTAGGTGTCCGGATTCGGCGCCGGAGCGAGGCCGAGCGGATCCGGGGTGGCGTAGCGGGCCGTCTCGGGGTCGTAGTACCGGTGCAGGTTGTAGTGGAGCCGCGTCTCGGGGTCGAAGTACTGGCCGGGGAAGCGCAGCGGGGTGTAGGCGGCACTGTCCCGGGGCCAGGTGGTGTTGCCCCAGAGGGTCTTGGTGGCTTGCCAGGAGACGCCTTCGGTGGCCGGGTCGACCAGTTCGGTGGGAGCGCCGGCGAGGTCGGTGACGATGGCGAAGAAGCGCCGGTCGATCCGGTCCTGCTCGGAGGTCCGGCTGGTGATGGTCTCGGTCTGGGCCAGCGGACGCCATCCCCGGTGGTCCCAGCTGAGCGTGTAGGGACCGGGAAGGTAGGGGGCGTGGGTGGTCTGCTCCGCGAGGTGCGAGCCGTCCCAGGTGAACTCGACGCGTTCCTCGACCGCCGAGCCGTCGGCGCTGAGGCGCTCCTTCGAGATGCGGCGCCCGAGCGGGTCGTAGCGGTAGCGCCAGGAGGTACCGTCCGGGGTGACGACGCCGGTGAGGCGGTCCTCGGAGTCCCAGGCGTAGTGCCAGGTGTCCGGCTTCCTGGACAGGCGGGTCTTCTGCCGGACGACGGTGCGGCCCGAGGCGTCGTACTCGTAGCGGACCCGCCCGGCGGTGGCCAGTTGGGTGCCCTCGTAGGTGCGGGCGCCGAGCGCGGCATCGGCCGCCCCTCCGGCGGGCCACCGGGCATCGACGAGGTTGCCGGTCGGGTCGTAGGCGTAGGTCTCGTTCCAGTCCTCCGCCCGGACGGCGGTGACCCGGCCGGTCCGGTCCAGCTCGAACGTGCGCTCGGCGGCCGTCCGGTCGGTGATGCCGATCAGGCTTCCGTCCGCCTGGTAGCGGTAGCCGCGCTGCCGCAGGGTGGCGGAGCTGCTGCGGAGGCTCTGCGCGGTGAGCCGGTGCCGTCCGTCCCAGGAACTGCTGAGGGTCACGGATCCGCCGACGGTCCGCTCGCACTCGCGCCCGGCGGCGTCGTAGCTGAAGTCGAGCGTTCCGCCGGACGTCGCCAGCCCGGTCGCCCGACCGGCGCCGTCGTAGGTCCAGTCGCTGGTGTGCCCGGTGGGCATGATCCGCCGGGTCCGACGGCCGAGGACGTCACGATGATGGACGAGCGTGCGACCGTTGACGGTCTCGGTCAGCAGGTTGCCGAGCGCGTCGACGGTTCGGGAGAGCTCGGCATCCGGATTGGCGGCACCGATCAGGTGTCCGGCGGCGTCGTACGCGTAGGTGCTGACCCGACCGTCGGCGTCCTTGGCGACGACCCGGCCGAGCCGGTCGTAGCCGTACCGGGTCCGCCGGCCGCGCGGGTCGGTCACCTCCGTCAGGCAACCGGACGCGTCGAAACCGTAGTTGACCGTGCGTCCGTGGAAGTCGCACTCGCTGACGACCCGTCCGGCCGGGTCGTACGCGTAGGTCCACTGCCGGCCGAGCGGGTCGGCGACGGCGACGAGCCGCATGTTCCGGTCGTAGCCGAAGGAGTGGCGCGCGCCGTCGGGGGTGGTGCGCGCGGCGAGCGTCTCGAAGTGGGTGTACTCGTAGGTGGTGGTCCGGCCGAGCTGGTCGGTACGGGCGAGCATGTTCCCCTCGCCGTCGTACGTCCAGCTCTCGGCGGCGCCGTCGGGAGTGGTCCGGAGGGCCAGCCGGCCCTCGACGGTCCAGGCCATCCGGGTGACGCCACCGAGCGGATCGGTGACGGCGGTGGAGCGGCCGAAGGCGTCGCGCTCGAACCTGGTCGTCGCCCCGGTCGGGCCGGTCACCTCGACCGGAAGGCCGGC
The Streptacidiphilus albus JL83 genome window above contains:
- a CDS encoding LLM class flavin-dependent oxidoreductase, which gives rise to MRLSTVILPIHRWSEGQRVWQRAEELGFHAAYTYDHLSWRSFRDEPWFGAVPTLTAAATATQSIRLGTLVTSPNFRHPVTLAKELLTVDDISGGRLSVGIGVGGTGFDATALGQEEWTARQRADRFDEFLPLLDKLLTQDSTTEKGTYYSAVEARNIPGCVQQPRVPFYVAATGPRGLKLAAEYGQGWVSYGDPRGPADVAVEQAPAVIEAQLGKLRTACEAQGRDYTALRKVLLQGSTAEQPLQSLDAFVDYAGTYQALGIDEIVIHWPVPDSIFANDLTVFEQIATEGLAQLG
- a CDS encoding DUF6531 domain-containing protein, which produces MSGQIAHALEDAAKKAEQGLAKDFATGYHDILKDTEEKTGQVADHAADNEAKTVEDLGKAGEHPRTEVTDPHPAEGGTPDAPSPRGDEPSGSGRDQVSDPHDAGRPPDAVCDGGEPVDMATGRMFIDQTDAFLPGSLPLEFTRCFESGYRAGRWMGRRWVCTFDERLEIDDEGVVHLGADRRTQAYPHPDPGAPVRATAGARCDLSVDYGERGYTLTDRASGLVREFTVQPGGREALLTRLGNRNGDHYTLAYDRDGTPQAITHSGGYRLLVTVADGRITELLLAGAAQDGGDQSLLRYGYTDGHLSEVHNSSGLPMRFANDAWGRITSWTDRNDSHYQYVYDAAGRVLDEGGADGSLHFAFRYGDPDPDTGLRTHTETDALGHTTAYEVNERHQIVAITDPLGNTTRYERDFHDRLLAETNPLGHTTRYTYDGAGDLISVTRPDGERSDAAYAHSLSLPTTVTAPGGATWRQTYDDHGRRTTLTDPLGAVTRYEYDGLGHLAAVTDGLGWVTRLRCDAAGLPVEVTGPTGATTRFERDAFGRSTAVTDPLGGVTRMAWTVEGRLALRTTPDGAAESWTYDGEGNMLARTDQLGRTTTYEYTHFETLAARTTPDGARHSFGYDRNMRLVAVADPLGRQWTYAYDPAGRVVSECDFHGRTVNYGFDASGCLTEVTDPRGRRTRYGYDRLGRVVAKDADGRVSTYAYDAAGHLIGAANPDAELSRTVDALGNLLTETVNGRTLVHHRDVLGRRTRRIMPTGHTSDWTYDGAGRATGLATSGGTLDFSYDAAGRECERTVGGSVTLSSSWDGRHRLTAQSLRSSSATLRQRGYRYQADGSLIGITDRTAAERTFELDRTGRVTAVRAEDWNETYAYDPTGNLVDARWPAGGAADAALGARTYEGTQLATAGRVRYEYDASGRTVVRQKTRLSRKPDTWHYAWDSEDRLTGVVTPDGTSWRYRYDPLGRRISKERLSADGSAVEERVEFTWDGSHLAEQTTHAPYLPGPYTLSWDHRGWRPLAQTETITSRTSEQDRIDRRFFAIVTDLAGAPTELVDPATEGVSWQATKTLWGNTTWPRDSAAYTPLRFPGQYFDPETRLHYNLHRYYDPETARYATPDPLGLAPAPNPDTYVHNPHTWSDPLGLSPHAPMKWDPAKIDEKYDKHVLGQGKRPGESADMPEYKDQDDDDDGFSRYEQDAEGLMNGPLTPQIREVTRSGDGAILRLHTPTGRLVIGQNGKITNFFRPDDPVKYMENESGR